The proteins below come from a single Desulfitobacterium metallireducens DSM 15288 genomic window:
- a CDS encoding YlmC/YmxH family sporulation protein, which translates to MRISELRMLDIVNIKDGRRLGPIKDLDLDLERGVVKGIVVPGASRSWVFFGGNRTEDITIPWDRVKKIGVDVILVDAQGLPDLNSDPEHH; encoded by the coding sequence ATGCGGATCTCTGAACTTCGTATGTTGGATATCGTCAATATTAAGGACGGCCGAAGATTAGGACCAATTAAAGATTTGGATTTGGATTTGGAACGTGGCGTTGTGAAGGGAATTGTTGTTCCTGGAGCGTCCCGCAGTTGGGTTTTTTTTGGTGGAAACCGAACTGAAGATATTACCATTCCCTGGGATCGAGTAAAGAAGATCGGCGTGGATGTTATCTTAGTGGATGCTCAAGGCTTGCCTGACTTAAATTCGGATCCGGAGCACCATTAA
- the sigG gene encoding RNA polymerase sporulation sigma factor SigG, with product MALNKVEICGVNTSKLPVLKSKKMTELFVAYQSGEREAREKLVYGNLRLVLSVIQRFTNRGEYVDDLFQVGCIGLMKAIDNFDLGQNVKFSTYAVPMIIGEIRRYLRDNNPIRVSRSLRDIAYKALQVRDQLVSECSREPTVSEIASKLTVPREEVIFALDAIQEPISLFEPIYHDGGDPIFVMDQIGDEKHSDASWLEGIAVREALRRLSEREKLILSLRFFHGKTQMEVADEIGISQAQVSRLEKAALGHMRKYV from the coding sequence ATGGCTTTAAACAAGGTTGAAATTTGTGGAGTGAACACCTCAAAGTTACCTGTCCTAAAGAGTAAGAAAATGACAGAGTTGTTTGTTGCTTATCAAAGTGGGGAGCGTGAAGCCAGGGAAAAATTAGTCTATGGTAATTTGCGACTGGTCCTCAGCGTGATTCAGAGATTCACGAATCGAGGAGAATATGTCGATGATCTCTTCCAGGTGGGATGCATCGGGCTAATGAAAGCAATTGATAATTTTGATTTAGGGCAAAATGTTAAATTCTCAACGTACGCTGTGCCGATGATTATTGGGGAAATCCGGCGGTACCTGCGGGATAACAATCCGATCCGGGTCAGTCGTTCTTTGCGTGATATTGCCTATAAGGCGCTTCAGGTTCGGGATCAGTTAGTGAGTGAATGTTCACGTGAACCGACCGTCTCAGAAATCGCATCCAAATTAACCGTACCTCGAGAAGAAGTCATCTTTGCACTAGATGCAATTCAAGAACCTATTTCGCTTTTTGAGCCTATTTACCATGATGGGGGAGATCCCATTTTTGTGATGGATCAAATTGGTGATGAGAAGCATTCTGATGCAAGTTGGTTAGAAGGTATTGCGGTACGTGAGGCTCTTCGGCGACTAAGTGAGCGAGAAAAGCTCATTTTATCTTTGCGCTTTTTTCATGGCAAAACGCAAATGGAAGTTGCGGATGAGATTGGGATATCCCAAGCCCAAGTTTCACGCTTGGAAAAAGCTGCACTCGGTCACATGCGTAAGTACGTATAA
- the sigE gene encoding RNA polymerase sporulation sigma factor SigE, producing MSWYKKIWNRFYILWGMLLQRLSGRKGIYYVGSSEALPPPLSLDEEVDLLERLEMGDPTVRDILIARNLRLVVYIARKFENTGIGIEDLVSIGTIGLIKAVNTFDPQKKIKLATYASRCIENEILMYLRRNNKTRSEVSFDEPLNIDWDGNELLLSDVLGTENDIISRPIEEEVDRQLLHLAMGRLSDREKLIMELRFGLDNGEEKTQKEVADRLGISQSYISRLEKRIIRRLRKEFCRLE from the coding sequence ATGAGCTGGTATAAGAAAATTTGGAATAGATTTTACATTTTATGGGGCATGCTTCTTCAAAGACTCAGCGGCCGCAAGGGAATTTATTATGTTGGCAGCAGCGAGGCTTTACCTCCTCCCTTAAGTTTAGATGAAGAAGTTGATCTGCTGGAACGGCTCGAAATGGGAGATCCAACGGTTCGTGATATTTTGATCGCGCGCAATCTTAGGTTAGTTGTGTATATTGCACGCAAATTTGAAAATACGGGTATTGGAATTGAAGATCTGGTTTCAATAGGAACAATAGGACTAATTAAGGCCGTCAATACATTTGATCCTCAAAAGAAGATTAAACTAGCTACATACGCTTCTAGATGTATCGAAAATGAGATCCTTATGTATTTGCGGAGAAATAATAAGACCCGATCAGAAGTTTCTTTTGATGAGCCTTTAAATATCGATTGGGACGGCAACGAACTCTTATTATCTGATGTTCTTGGGACAGAAAATGATATTATTTCACGGCCGATCGAAGAAGAAGTGGATCGCCAGCTTCTCCATCTCGCCATGGGACGTCTTTCTGATCGGGAAAAGCTGATCATGGAGCTCCGTTTCGGGTTAGACAACGGAGAGGAAAAAACGCAGAAAGAGGTCGCCGATCGGTTAGGAATTTCTCAATCCTATATTTCAAGGTTGGAAAAACGCATAATTAGGAGATTGAGGAAAGAGTTTTGTCGATTGGAATAA
- a CDS encoding sigma-E processing peptidase SpoIIGA produces the protein MVVRYLDLDLMINGIMDLFLLYLTARLLNISTHGYRMLGGVFLGEFSVILSAYWPASTFLLLSKVLTPLAMVWVSFAPGGRRVFLKRLTLFWILSAGLGGIVFALWGWVEFDGLGSSVFNLGIRNFWVLPLGVLLWWGGQKLWMRWLAKAMQLKTVVYDLGIDFEEDSEPIKVRAMLDTGNQLRDPLTGTPVLLVEEDIAATALPENLRSILQAPWRELEDPWPWLWKADPIWMRTFVFIPYQSVGHQSWLLGIRPHRVFFYSDPEGQEIKATLALVQQSLSPDGEYQALLHPEQVQGSGG, from the coding sequence ATGGTCGTGAGGTATCTTGATCTTGATCTGATGATCAATGGAATAATGGATCTCTTTCTTCTTTATTTAACGGCCCGACTCCTCAATATCTCAACGCATGGATATCGCATGTTGGGAGGAGTGTTCCTGGGTGAGTTTTCAGTTATTCTCTCGGCGTATTGGCCAGCTTCGACATTCTTGCTTCTGAGCAAGGTCCTTACCCCTCTAGCAATGGTTTGGGTCAGTTTTGCACCGGGTGGTCGGCGAGTTTTTCTTAAACGTTTGACCTTGTTCTGGATCTTATCTGCGGGTTTGGGAGGCATCGTCTTTGCTCTGTGGGGTTGGGTAGAATTTGATGGATTAGGATCCTCTGTATTTAACTTAGGTATACGAAACTTCTGGGTATTACCCTTAGGTGTTCTCCTCTGGTGGGGCGGGCAGAAGCTTTGGATGAGATGGTTAGCAAAAGCGATGCAATTAAAGACTGTAGTTTATGATCTTGGAATTGATTTTGAAGAAGATAGCGAGCCAATTAAAGTGAGAGCAATGTTGGACACGGGCAATCAACTGAGAGATCCTCTTACGGGGACTCCCGTTCTCCTTGTCGAAGAGGATATAGCCGCAACAGCCTTGCCCGAAAACTTACGTTCCATACTTCAAGCTCCTTGGCGTGAGCTAGAGGATCCCTGGCCCTGGCTCTGGAAGGCCGATCCTATTTGGATGAGAACTTTCGTGTTTATTCCCTATCAATCCGTCGGACACCAAAGCTGGCTATTGGGAATTCGGCCGCACCGCGTTTTTTTCTATTCAGACCCTGAAGGCCAGGAAATCAAAGCAACATTAGCTTTAGTACAACAATCCTTAAGCCCGGATGGTGAATACCAGGCCTTGTTACATCCGGAACAAGTTCAAGGAAGCGGAGGTTGA
- the ftsZ gene encoding cell division protein FtsZ has protein sequence MLEFDMDFDQFAGIKVVGVGGGGNNAVNRMITAGLKGVDFVSVNTDAQALNLSRAGQKVQIGLKLTKGLGAGANPEVGAKAAEESREELLETLKGVDMVFVTAGMGGGTGTGAAPIVAEVAKELGALTVGVVTRPFTFEGRKRAMQAEKGIAELKSKVDTLITIPNDRLLQVVDKNTTIHEAFRIADDVLRQGVQGISDLIAVPGLINLDFADVKTIMRNTGSALMGIGQASGENRASDAARKAISSPLLETSIEGAKGVLLNITGGQNLTLFEVNEASEIIAEAADPEANIIFGAVIDETLKEEVRVTVIATGFDQTQSSFGKTGTTAEQVIRPVAAASSDELDIPEFLRRRR, from the coding sequence ATGCTTGAATTTGACATGGACTTTGATCAGTTTGCAGGGATAAAGGTCGTCGGTGTTGGTGGCGGAGGAAATAATGCGGTAAACCGCATGATTACAGCAGGGCTTAAGGGTGTTGATTTTGTATCTGTAAATACAGATGCACAGGCATTAAACCTTTCGCGGGCAGGACAAAAAGTTCAGATTGGCTTGAAACTGACGAAGGGCTTAGGAGCTGGCGCAAACCCAGAGGTTGGAGCAAAAGCGGCTGAGGAAAGTCGGGAAGAACTTCTTGAAACCTTAAAGGGTGTTGATATGGTTTTTGTCACAGCAGGCATGGGAGGCGGTACTGGAACCGGAGCTGCTCCAATTGTTGCTGAAGTGGCAAAAGAGCTAGGGGCACTCACTGTAGGGGTAGTCACCCGTCCTTTTACTTTTGAGGGACGCAAACGAGCGATGCAAGCTGAAAAAGGAATTGCTGAATTAAAAAGCAAAGTGGATACCTTAATTACGATACCGAATGATCGCTTGTTGCAAGTGGTTGATAAGAATACGACGATTCATGAGGCGTTCAGGATTGCGGATGATGTTCTGCGTCAAGGTGTTCAAGGAATCTCCGATTTAATTGCTGTTCCAGGTCTGATTAATCTAGACTTTGCTGACGTGAAAACGATTATGAGAAATACTGGCTCAGCCTTAATGGGCATTGGACAAGCCAGTGGTGAAAATCGGGCTTCAGATGCGGCACGTAAAGCAATATCTAGCCCACTCTTGGAAACCTCGATTGAAGGAGCCAAAGGTGTGCTTCTCAATATTACAGGCGGGCAAAATCTGACCTTGTTTGAAGTCAATGAAGCTTCTGAAATTATTGCTGAAGCTGCTGATCCAGAGGCAAATATTATTTTTGGAGCAGTTATTGATGAAACGTTGAAGGAAGAAGTTAGAGTTACAGTTATTGCCACGGGTTTTGATCAGACACAGAGTTCTTTCGGTAAAACTGGAACGACAGCAGAACAGGTGATTCGACCTGTAGCAGCGGCTTCATCAGATGAACTCGATATTCCTGAATTTTTACGCCGTCGTCGGTAA
- a CDS encoding small basic family protein, translating into MWLPFLGLLLGLSIGWFSPFTVPVEYSKYLSVAILAALDSVLGGLRSAQEEHFDSTIFLTGFFTNILLAGLLAYIGDRIGVDLYLAAVVAFGVRLFNNLAIIRRNLIKK; encoded by the coding sequence ATGTGGTTACCATTTTTAGGTTTGTTGCTGGGTTTATCGATTGGGTGGTTTAGTCCCTTTACCGTTCCGGTAGAGTACTCCAAGTATTTATCTGTTGCGATTTTAGCGGCTTTGGATTCTGTTTTAGGAGGATTGAGGTCAGCTCAAGAAGAGCATTTTGACTCAACAATTTTCCTGACCGGTTTCTTTACTAATATCCTGCTCGCAGGCTTGTTGGCCTATATCGGCGATCGGATTGGCGTGGATCTATATCTAGCTGCAGTCGTCGCCTTTGGGGTGCGTTTATTTAACAACTTGGCAATTATTAGAAGAAATTTAATAAAAAAATAA
- a CDS encoding cell division protein FtsQ/DivIB, producing MAPMKTNAAFFYVAILVILLVAGSTLFLRSSYFTIQNIKVEGLDQIPQLEIDRLMSSAKGQNIILVDQESLRKKVTLHPLVKSIQFKRQFPQTLVAQVTERTPVALVVVPNGVVKVDDQGIFLQRSEGWPDHSYPVINGVTIPDTAGPGQELKLPGLEAALLLLQESPSEILPLIGEVYVNPIEQITLYLTSGVEVRLGQAQDWKDKLAGLYQLLNDPGYKTVENGVRYIDFTAAKPVIGR from the coding sequence ATGGCACCCATGAAAACGAATGCAGCCTTTTTTTATGTTGCAATATTGGTTATCCTACTGGTAGCGGGCTCGACACTTTTTCTTCGATCGAGTTACTTCACAATTCAAAATATCAAAGTCGAGGGTTTAGATCAGATCCCTCAGCTTGAAATTGATCGCTTGATGAGTAGTGCTAAAGGACAGAATATTATTCTTGTGGATCAGGAGAGCTTAAGAAAAAAAGTGACTCTACATCCTCTAGTTAAAAGCATTCAATTTAAACGGCAATTTCCTCAAACTCTGGTCGCTCAGGTTACGGAGCGAACCCCTGTCGCATTGGTTGTTGTTCCTAACGGTGTAGTTAAAGTTGATGATCAAGGGATCTTCCTCCAGAGAAGCGAAGGTTGGCCAGATCATAGCTATCCTGTAATTAATGGTGTTACGATACCCGATACGGCGGGTCCAGGCCAAGAACTTAAACTTCCCGGTTTGGAGGCAGCTCTACTTCTTTTACAAGAATCCCCTTCAGAAATTTTACCTTTGATTGGGGAAGTTTATGTAAACCCCATTGAGCAAATTACACTTTATTTGACCAGTGGAGTTGAAGTACGGTTAGGACAAGCTCAAGACTGGAAAGATAAATTAGCAGGGCTTTACCAACTCCTTAATGACCCGGGCTATAAAACCGTTGAAAACGGAGTGAGGTATATTGATTTTACGGCTGCCAAGCCTGTTATTGGCCGATGA
- the murA gene encoding UDP-N-acetylglucosamine 1-carboxyvinyltransferase has product MTMDRYVITGKQRLEGKIRTSGAKNASLPLLAATLLASGRSNLLEIPHLADIEHMIEVLQYLGAEVAFNKEGLIVDSSNLKCWEVDENLMRQMRASNLILGPMLARNGRVRISRPGGCAIGSRPMDQHIKGLQELGVKVKERHGYIEAWADELRGADVYFDVPSVGATENVMMAAVLAKGTTLIHNAAREPEIVDLQNFLNKMGAKVRGAGMDILRIDGVTQLKPTEHTVIPDRIEAGTHMIAAVMTQGDIEVENVIPEHLEPVIAKLRQIGAKVQIGDDAVRVRRTGRIKGVDCKTMPYPGFPTDMQPQFMALLAMAEETSVITETIFENRFQHVDELRRMGAQITIEGRTAIIRGVENLEGAFVEATDLRAGAALFLAALAAEDATVLEKVGHIDRGYENLEEKYRQIGAKLTRVKS; this is encoded by the coding sequence ATGACGATGGACCGCTACGTCATCACAGGAAAACAAAGGCTGGAAGGAAAGATACGGACCAGTGGAGCCAAAAATGCCTCATTACCTTTATTGGCGGCGACTCTTCTTGCTTCCGGGCGATCGAACCTGCTAGAAATTCCGCATCTAGCAGATATTGAACATATGATCGAAGTGTTGCAATACTTAGGAGCAGAAGTCGCATTTAACAAGGAAGGTCTGATTGTCGACTCCTCAAATCTGAAGTGCTGGGAGGTCGATGAAAATTTGATGCGCCAAATGCGAGCCTCAAATTTGATTTTAGGACCGATGCTGGCACGGAATGGTCGGGTTAGAATTTCGCGACCAGGAGGTTGTGCGATTGGCTCCCGGCCTATGGATCAGCACATCAAAGGCCTTCAGGAGTTAGGCGTTAAGGTCAAGGAGAGACATGGCTACATTGAGGCCTGGGCAGATGAGCTTAGAGGTGCAGATGTCTATTTCGATGTACCGAGTGTCGGAGCAACCGAGAATGTCATGATGGCCGCTGTATTAGCTAAGGGAACAACGCTGATCCATAATGCGGCACGTGAACCGGAAATCGTGGATTTGCAGAACTTCCTGAATAAGATGGGGGCAAAAGTTCGGGGGGCGGGTATGGATATTCTCCGGATTGACGGAGTGACTCAACTCAAGCCCACTGAGCATACGGTGATACCTGATAGAATTGAGGCTGGGACGCACATGATTGCTGCTGTTATGACTCAGGGCGATATTGAAGTCGAAAATGTAATTCCTGAGCATCTAGAACCTGTAATTGCAAAGCTTCGCCAAATCGGGGCTAAGGTCCAAATTGGGGATGATGCAGTTCGTGTCCGCAGAACAGGTAGAATCAAAGGCGTAGATTGCAAAACGATGCCTTATCCCGGATTTCCAACGGATATGCAACCTCAGTTTATGGCGTTGCTGGCTATGGCAGAGGAAACAAGCGTAATCACAGAGACGATTTTTGAAAACCGGTTTCAGCATGTCGATGAATTGCGCCGTATGGGAGCACAAATCACGATTGAAGGTCGGACAGCAATCATTCGCGGGGTTGAAAACTTAGAGGGTGCGTTTGTTGAAGCGACTGATTTAAGAGCAGGTGCTGCACTTTTTCTTGCTGCTCTGGCAGCGGAAGATGCGACGGTGCTAGAAAAGGTCGGTCATATTGATCGTGGCTATGAAAATCTCGAGGAGAAATACCGTCAAATTGGAGCCAAGCTAACTCGGGTTAAGTCTTAG
- the murB gene encoding UDP-N-acetylmuramate dehydrogenase codes for MLLNGIEGRIEKNVSLKNLSTWRIGGTAEWVVWPKSVAEMEKLWRFSQQENIPIRLIGRGSNLLFPDEGLKGITVVTTSLTSEVWGECSLQAEMGCSVARLAQEAGEKGFSGLEFARGIPGTLGGAIVMNAGAHGGEIQNVLYKVMVLTEEGQIETLSKEELTFGYRECSLRGKGWILAAELKFKPGKIETIKAQMAENLAKRKAAQPLELPNAGSVFRNPPGDSAGKLIEQAGWKGKGIGGAQVASKHGNFIVNVGNATAADVLALIQAIQRDVFEKYGVELRTEVHYMTS; via the coding sequence ATGCTATTGAACGGGATCGAGGGACGAATAGAGAAGAATGTTTCGTTGAAGAACCTGAGTACGTGGAGGATCGGTGGTACAGCTGAATGGGTGGTATGGCCAAAATCAGTTGCTGAAATGGAGAAGCTTTGGCGTTTTTCCCAACAGGAGAATATCCCAATCCGCCTGATTGGGCGCGGGTCAAATCTGCTTTTCCCAGACGAAGGATTGAAAGGAATTACGGTTGTCACCACGTCCTTAACTAGTGAGGTATGGGGAGAATGCAGTTTGCAGGCTGAGATGGGATGTTCCGTAGCTCGTTTAGCTCAGGAGGCAGGCGAGAAGGGCTTCAGCGGGTTAGAGTTTGCTCGGGGTATTCCAGGGACTCTTGGCGGAGCAATCGTCATGAACGCGGGTGCGCATGGCGGGGAAATCCAGAATGTGCTTTATAAAGTTATGGTCTTAACTGAGGAGGGTCAGATCGAGACTTTGAGTAAAGAGGAGCTAACCTTTGGATATCGCGAATGTTCACTGCGAGGTAAAGGTTGGATATTAGCAGCAGAACTCAAATTTAAGCCGGGAAAAATAGAAACGATTAAGGCGCAGATGGCTGAGAATCTGGCGAAACGTAAAGCAGCGCAACCTTTAGAGCTACCCAATGCAGGCAGTGTATTCCGTAATCCTCCGGGTGATTCTGCTGGTAAGCTTATTGAACAAGCGGGTTGGAAAGGCAAAGGTATAGGCGGGGCCCAAGTCGCATCTAAACATGGTAACTTCATCGTAAATGTTGGGAATGCCACAGCTGCCGATGTATTAGCTTTAATCCAAGCCATTCAGAGGGACGTTTTTGAAAAATACGGAGTTGAGCTCCGAACCGAAGTCCATTATATGACCTCATAA
- the murG gene encoding undecaprenyldiphospho-muramoylpentapeptide beta-N-acetylglucosaminyltransferase — translation MRVIVTGGGTGGHIYPALAIAKGMQSADPQTEILYVGTDTGMEAKLVPEAGLKFASVPGQGLPRKLSVETLKVGVKSVKALWDTKQILKKFKPDLVVGTGGYVSGPVVLTAALFGIPTLLHEQNALPGVTNKILARFVRKVMVTFPDSIAHFGIQKKLVLTGLPVRPEIGQMSRQEGASRLRLDPKRLTLLITGGSRGARSINQAMIKVLKELSSHPEVQVVWATGKATHQESLKSLQEAGIQWKRENWKVLEYLADMPAALACTDLWIGRAGAASLAELMVAGKPAILIPYPYAAENHQEYNARALEQTGAARVILDKDLNGETLWQAVRDLMGQAVQLQEMAAKAKELGEPDALGKIVNICFETGWK, via the coding sequence GTGCGAGTGATTGTGACCGGAGGAGGAACTGGAGGACATATCTATCCTGCCTTAGCGATCGCTAAGGGAATGCAGTCCGCTGACCCGCAAACAGAAATCCTTTACGTGGGAACCGATACAGGAATGGAAGCAAAGCTTGTTCCCGAGGCGGGTTTAAAGTTTGCCAGTGTGCCAGGACAGGGATTACCACGCAAGCTTAGTGTGGAGACCCTTAAGGTTGGAGTTAAAAGTGTAAAAGCACTTTGGGATACAAAACAAATCCTGAAGAAATTTAAGCCTGATTTAGTGGTGGGGACAGGAGGCTATGTATCTGGGCCGGTTGTTTTAACAGCAGCACTTTTTGGAATTCCGACCTTGCTTCATGAGCAAAATGCCCTACCGGGTGTGACAAATAAAATACTAGCTCGGTTTGTGCGTAAGGTTATGGTTACCTTCCCGGATAGTATTGCTCATTTTGGAATTCAGAAAAAACTTGTCTTGACAGGTTTGCCAGTCCGGCCAGAAATAGGTCAGATGAGCCGACAGGAAGGGGCGAGCAGGCTTAGATTAGACCCTAAACGCTTGACTTTGCTCATCACGGGCGGGAGTCGAGGGGCGCGGAGTATTAACCAAGCCATGATTAAGGTGCTTAAAGAGTTATCTTCGCACCCAGAGGTCCAAGTTGTTTGGGCTACGGGAAAAGCGACTCATCAGGAAAGCCTAAAGTCATTACAAGAGGCAGGAATTCAATGGAAGAGAGAGAACTGGAAGGTGCTCGAGTACCTGGCTGATATGCCCGCAGCTTTAGCCTGTACTGATCTTTGGATTGGGCGAGCTGGAGCAGCTTCTCTCGCGGAATTGATGGTGGCAGGAAAGCCTGCAATTCTTATTCCATATCCCTATGCGGCTGAAAATCATCAAGAATACAATGCGCGGGCGTTAGAGCAAACTGGAGCTGCACGTGTTATTTTGGATAAAGACTTAAACGGGGAAACCCTTTGGCAAGCGGTTCGTGACTTGATGGGGCAAGCGGTCCAGCTCCAAGAAATGGCTGCTAAAGCGAAGGAATTAGGAGAGCCAGATGCCTTAGGCAAGATCGTGAACATTTGCTTTGAAACAGGGTGGAAATAG
- the spoVE gene encoding stage V sporulation protein E, whose protein sequence is MPKRRRPDWILLGAILALLTIGLVMVYSSSAVKGYIQYDDPYHFLKMEVIWVGLGLVAMAVTMRLDLQLLRRFAKPALILAVVLLIMVKIPGVGRRVNGADRWIGLGPLSIQPSEVIKLSMVLVMAHLLSLNPYKIQSFRKGLLPILGLLGLVAGLIMLQPDLGTTLAIAGTTFFMLIAAGARVSHLLALGGTGIGLVVAAIAAAPYRMRRITAFLDPWADPSGKGYQTIQALLALGPGGLFGLGLGQSKQKFLYLPENHTDFIFAMIGEELGFVGASLVVILFFMFAWRGFRVAMGAPDAFAGLLAVGLTAMVSIQAMINMGVVSGILPVTGITLPFLSYGGTSLVFTMIGVGVLLNISRESR, encoded by the coding sequence ATGCCAAAACGCCGCCGACCAGATTGGATTTTACTAGGTGCGATACTTGCACTTCTCACTATCGGATTGGTGATGGTGTATAGTTCAAGCGCTGTTAAAGGGTATATCCAATATGATGATCCGTATCATTTTCTAAAAATGGAGGTGATATGGGTTGGTCTCGGTTTGGTAGCGATGGCTGTAACCATGCGATTGGATTTGCAGCTTTTAAGGCGTTTCGCTAAACCCGCATTGATTCTGGCGGTTGTTCTTCTCATTATGGTCAAGATACCAGGCGTGGGACGCCGAGTTAATGGTGCTGACCGGTGGATTGGTCTGGGACCGTTATCGATTCAACCTTCAGAAGTGATTAAATTATCCATGGTTTTGGTAATGGCGCATCTCTTATCCCTTAATCCGTATAAAATTCAATCATTTCGCAAGGGCCTTTTGCCGATTTTAGGATTACTGGGTTTGGTCGCAGGGTTAATAATGCTTCAACCCGATTTAGGAACGACGTTAGCAATTGCTGGAACAACGTTCTTCATGTTGATCGCTGCGGGTGCAAGGGTTAGCCATTTGCTCGCTTTAGGCGGAACAGGTATAGGTTTAGTTGTTGCCGCAATTGCTGCTGCACCCTATCGAATGCGCCGGATTACGGCTTTCTTGGATCCTTGGGCTGATCCGTCGGGTAAAGGATACCAAACGATTCAAGCGTTGTTGGCCTTAGGCCCCGGAGGACTTTTTGGGTTAGGACTAGGGCAAAGTAAACAAAAATTCCTCTATCTTCCTGAGAATCATACCGACTTTATCTTTGCGATGATCGGGGAAGAATTGGGATTTGTGGGTGCATCACTCGTGGTCATTCTTTTTTTCATGTTTGCATGGCGTGGTTTTCGCGTTGCTATGGGGGCTCCTGATGCTTTCGCAGGGCTCTTAGCCGTTGGCCTTACAGCGATGGTAAGCATCCAAGCGATGATCAATATGGGGGTTGTAAGCGGGATTTTGCCGGTTACTGGCATCACTTTACCCTTCCTAAGCTATGGAGGAACCTCGCTCGTCTTTACAATGATTGGGGTCGGAGTACTGCTCAATATTTCGCGGGAGTCACGATAA